The sequence below is a genomic window from Lysobacter capsici.
AGGTCAGCTTCGGCACCGGCAAGGTCACGTTGCCGAATATCTATTCGAGCAATGCGGTGATCCACGGCATCGACCGGGTCAACCTGCCGACCAACTAGCTTTTCCGTCTCGCCGCATGACCAGCGATCGCTGGTCGAGCGACGCGTGGTTCCGATGTTTTATCTACGGTACTTCCTTGGGTCTGCACGCCAGAACATTTGGCCCCGACAGTCGATCGTCTGAGTCTGGCTGAACCTGGCGGCCGCTAAAGTTTGGATATCGTATGTCCTATGTGTGGCGAATTCTCAGTCATTGGTTGCGCTTGCACCGGCGTTTGTGGCGCTGGGGGCGGATAGCGAAGGGAAGGCACTGGCTCGCCGAGGAGCCGCTGCGTTCGCGCCTGCTCAGCGCCGAGCAGATGGAGCAGCACGGCAAGGCGCTCGCGCAGAGTCATCGGGTGCAGGCCGCGGAAGGCTCGGACCTGCTGCTGGCGCGGCTCAAGGACAACGAGGGCGTGCTCGGCGACGCCAGCGCGCTGCTGACCCAGATGGTGCAGGACGAGGTGCGCATCACCCCGGCCGGCGAATGGTTGCTCGACAACTATTACCTGATCGAAGAACAGATACGCACCGCGCGCCGGCATCTGCCCAAGGGCTACAGCCGCGAACTGCCGGCGTTGAGCGAAGGGCCGGGCACCGGCATGCCGCGCGTCTACGATCTGGCGATGGAGGCGATCGCCCACGGCGACGGCCGCATCGACGCCGAGACGATGACCCGCTTCGTCGCCGCCTATCAATCGATCACCCCGCTCAAGCTCGGCGAACTGTGGGCGATCCCGATCATGCTGCGGCTTGCGCTGATCGAGAACCTGCGGCGCATGGCGGTGCGGGTGATGCGCGATGGCCTGGATCATCGCCGCGCCGCCGAGTGGTCGGGGCAGCTCAACGAAACCGCCGACAACAATCCCAAGGACGTGGTCCTGGTCGTGGCCGACATGGCGCGTTCGGACCCGCCGATGACCGGCGCCTTCGTCGCCGAACTCGCGCGCGGACTGCACGGCCGCAGCGCGGCGCTGGCGATGCCGATCAGCTGGATCGACCAATGGCTGACCGACGGCGGCCACAGCGTGGAAGAACTGGTGCGTTCGGAAAGCCAGCAGCAGGCCTCCGACCAGGTCTCGATCAGCAACAGCATCGGCAGCCTGCGTTTCCTGGTCAACATGGATTGGCGCGAATTCGTCGAGACCATGAGCCTGGTCGACCACGCCCTGCGCGAAGATCCGCTCGGCGTTTACGCGCTGATGGATTTCAACACCCGCGACATGTACCGGCACGTGGTGGAAAAACTCGCGCGCCGCAGCGGCACCAGCGAAACCGACGTGGCCGCGATCGTGCTGGAACTGGCGCGCTCGGCCGGCGACGCGCAGGGCAGCAAGGCGCATGTCGGCTATTACCTGATCGACGACGGCACCGCGCAGATCAAGGAGGCGCTGGCCGCATCCGGACGCGCGCGCACGCCGGTGAGCCTGAGCCGGAAGCGGGTGCCGTTGGGCGCGTATCTGCTGCCGATCGGACTGGTCGCGGCGGCGTGCAGTTACGGCCTGCTGTGGCAGACCCGCGAAGTTACCTTGGGCCTGGCGCCGCTGCTGGTGCTGGCGGCGTTGGCCTTCATCGCCTTCAGCGACCTGGGCATTCAGCTGGTCAACTGGCTGGCGACGGTGTTGATCGCGCCCAAGCCGTTGCCGCGCCTGGACTATTCCAAGGGCTTGCCGGCGCAGGCGCGCAGCCTGGTGGTGGTGCCGGCGATGCTGACCAGCGCGCAGGCGATCGATCGCCTGGTCGAAGGCCTGGAAGTGCGCTTCCTCGCCAACCGCGACACCTACCTGCATTTCGCCCTGCTGACCGATTTCCTAGACGCCGGCGAGCAGACCCTGCCCGGCGACGAGGCGCTGGTGACGCACGCGGCCCAGCACATCGAACGCCTCAACGCACGCTATGCCGGCGAACGCGGCGACCTGTTCTTCCTGTTCCATCGCCCGCGCCTGTGGAACGCGCAGGAACGCAAGTGGATGGGCCTGGAGCGCAAGCGCGGCAAGCTGGCCGCGCTCAACCGCTTGTTGCGCGGCGGTTCGCGCGAATCGTTCTCGCAGGTCACCGGCAACACCGACGTGCTGGAGAACGTGCGCTACGTCATCACCCTGGACACCGACACGCGCCTGCCGCGCGACGCCGCGCGCGAGTTCATCGCGACCTTGTCGCATCCGCTGAACCAGGCGCGCTTCGACGAGCGCCGCCAGCGCGTCACCCGCGGCTACGGCATCCTGCAACCGAGCGTCGGCAGCGGCATGAGCGAACGCCGCAGCTCGCGCTATGCACGCATGTTCGGCAGCGAGGCGGGCATCGATCCGTACACCCGGATCGTCTCGGACGTCTATCAGGACTTGTTCGCGGAAGGCTCGTTCGTCGGCAAGGGCATCTACGACGTCGATGCGTTCGAGTACGCGCTGGCCGATCGCCTGCCCGATAACCGCGTGCTCAGCCACGATCTGCTCGAAGGCTGCTACGCGCGCGCCGGCCTGATCAGCGACGTGCGCCTGTTCGAGGACTATCCCTCGCGCTATGCGGCCGATGTGAAGCGCCGTTACCGCTGGATCCGCGGCGACTGGCAGCTGTTGCCGTGGCTGCTGCCGTGGGTGCCGCGCATGCGCGGCGGCTTCGAGCGCAATCCGCTGTCGTGGCTGTCGCGCGGCAAGCTGCTCGACAATCTGCGCCGCAGCCTAGTGCCGGCCGCCGCGCTCGCGTTGCTGGTGTGGGGTTGGGCCACCTTGCCGCAGCCCTTGCTGTGGACCTTGTGGCTGCTCGCGCTGTGGCTGGCGCCGATGCTGGTGCTGGCCGGCTGGGAACTGCTCCGGCGGCCGGCCGACATGGCCTTGGAGACGCATCTGGTCCAGGTCGGCGGCTCGCTCGCGCGGCAGTTGCAACGCGCCTTCGTGACCTTGGCCTGCCTGCCGTTCGAAGCGTTCTTCGCCCTCGGCGCGATCGTCCGCACTCTGTGGCGGATGACGATCAGCCGTCGTCGCCTGCTGCAATGGAATCCGTCGAGCGAAGTCGAGCGCAGCCTCGGCGATCGTTTCGGCGCGGAACTGCGCGAGATGTGGTCCGCGCCGGTGTTCGCGATCGCGGTCGCTTCGCTGTTGGCGCGGGTGCAGCCGGCCTCGCTGTGGATCGCCGCGCCGTGGCTGGCGGCGTGGTTGATCTCGCCGGCGTTGATGGCCTGGCTGGGGCGTCCGCCCAAGCAACGGCGCGCCGGTCTGTCGCATACGCAGGTGCGTTTTCTCGGCCGCCTGGCCCGCCGCACCTGGGCGTTCTTCGAAGTGCATATCCGCGCCGAGGATCACTGGCTGCCGCCGGACAACTTCCAGGAGCATCCCGCGCCGGTGGTGGCGCGGCGCACCTCGCCGACCAATATCGGCCTGTCGCTGCTGGCCAACCTGAGCGCCTACGACCTGGGCTATGTGCAGATCGGCGCGGTGATCGAGCGCACGCGGCTTGCGCTGGCCACCTTGGAAACCTTGCCGCGCCATCGCGGCCATTTCTACAACTGGTACGACACCGAGACCCTGCAGCCGTTGCCGCCGCGCTACATCTCCACGGTCGACAGCGGCAATCTCGCCGCGCACTTGCTGACCCTGCGCCAGGGCCTGCTCGCGCTGGCCGACGAACCGGTGCTCAGCGCGGCGGTGTTCCAGGGCCTGGCCGATACCTGCGGCGTGCTCGAGGACAACCTGCGCAATGCGCGCGCCGCGGCGAAATCGCCGGCGCAAAGCCAGGCCGCGGCCGCGTTCCGCGAGCGGGTCGAAGCGATCCTGGCCGAACCGCCGCGCGCCGTGGATGCGATCGAGCGTTGTCTGTCGGAGTTGTTGGCGCTGGCGCAAGCGATCGAATCCAGTTGTACCGACGTTGACAGCGCAAACGACGACGAGACCACCTCGCGCTGGCCGCGCGCATTGACCGACGCCTGCCGCGATGCATTGCAGGAACTGGCCGACTTCCTGCCCGCACACGCCATGCCGGCACGGCCGACCGACGACGAGCCCGAATCCACCCTCGGCACCGCCGCCATTCCCAGCCTGCGCGACCTGCTGCGGCAATCCGACGACGGCGAGGTGCGCGAACGCGCGCGCCGCCGCATCCGCGAACTCGAACGCCTGGCGCACATCGCCGGCCAGTTCTCGCTGATGGAGTACGAGTTCCTGTACGACCGCGGCCGCCATCTGCTGGCGATCGGCTATAACGTCGACGAACGCCGCCTGGATGCGGGCTACTACGACCTGCTCGCGTCGGAAGCGCGCCTGACCAGCTTCGTCGCCATCGCCCAGGGCCAGTTGCCGCAGGAGACCTGGTTCTCGCTGGGCCGCCTGCTGACCGAGATCGACAGCGGCGCGACCTTGCTGTCGTGGAGCGGCTCGATGTTCGAGTACCTGATGCCGCAGTTGGTGATGCCGAGTTATCCGGACACCTTGCTCGACCAGACCGCACAGCACGCGGTGCTCGCGCAGATTCACTACGGCCGCCAGCGCGACGTGCCCTGGGGCATTTCCGAATCGGGCTACAACACCGTCGACACGCGCATGAACTATCAGTACCGCGCGTTCGGCGTGCCGGGGCTGGGGCTCAAGCGCGGTCTCGGCCAGGACCTGGTGATCGCGCCGTACGCCAGCACCATGGCGCTGATGGTGATGCCCGAAGCTGCCTGCCAGAATCTGCAACGTTTGACGGATCTTGGCTTCGGCGGCGAATTCGGCCTGTATGAGGCGATCGACTACACCCCGGCGCGGGTGCCGCGCGGCCAGGCCCACGCGGTGGTGCGTTCGTTCATGGCCCATCACCAGGGCATGGGCCTGCTCGCGCTGGACTATCTGCTGCGCGACCAACCGATGCAGAAGCGCTTCGTCGCCGACGCCGAATTCCAGGCGACCTTGCTGCTGTTGCAGGAACGCATCCCGCGCACCGGCGTGTTCCATCCGCACGAAGCCGAAGCCAGCGGCGCGCGCGCCGCGCCGCCGGTCACCGAGACCCAGCTGCGGGTGTTCCGCAATCCGGCGACCGCGCGGCCGGCCGTGCAGCTGCTGTCGAACGGCCGCTATCACGGGCTGCTGAGCAGCGCCGGCGGCGGTTACAGCCGCCTGGGCGACATGGCGGTCACGCGCTGGCGCGAGGACGCCACCCGCGATCATTGGGGCGCGTTCTGCTATCTGCGCGATGTCGACACCGGCGAGTACTGGTCGGCGACCCATCAGCCGACCTGCGTGCCGGTCGAGCATTACGAGGCGATCTTCTCCGACGCCAAGGCCGAGTTCCGCGGCCGCAAGAACCGTTACGAAACCCATCTGGAGATCGCCATCTCCGCCGAGGACGATATCGAGCTGCGCCGGCTGCGGGTGAGCAATCATTCGCGCCGCACCCGCACCATCGAGATCACTACCTACGCCGAAGTGGTGCTGGCGCCGGCGTTGTCGGACGAACTGCATCCGGCCTTCAGCAATCTGTTCGTGCAGTCGCAGATCGATCGCGACAAGCAGGCGCTGCTATGCACGCGCCGGCCGCGCGCGCACGACGAAGTGCCGCCGTGGATGTTCCATCTGATCGCGGTCCACGACGCCGACATCGGGCAGATTTCCTACGAAACCGATCGCGCCCGTTTCCTCGGCCGCGGCAACACCCCGCGCGCGCCGCAGGCGATGCGCGGCGACGCGGCGCTGTCGGATTCGGTCGGCTCGGTGCTCGACCCGATCGTCGCGATCCGCACCCGCATCGAACTGGCGCCGGACCAGACCGCGATCATCGACATGGTCACCGGCGTCGGCGCCGATCGCGCCGCCTGCACCGCGTTGATCGATCGCTATCGCGACCGGCGTCTGGCCGATCGCGTGTTCGACCTGGCCTGGACCCACAGCCAGGTCGTGCGTCGCCAGATCAACGCCTCGCAGGCCGATGCGCAGCTGTACGAGCGTCTGGCCGGTTCGATGGTGTACGCGCATCCCTACCTGCGCGCCGAGCAATCGGTGCTGCTGCAGAACCGACGCGGTCAGTCGGGGCTGTGGGGGCATTCGATCTCCGGCGATTTCCCGATCGTGCTGTTGCAGATCAGCGAGGCCGACAACATCGAGCTGGTCCGGCAGATGGTGCAGGCGCATGCGTATTGGCGCCTGAAGGGGCTCAATGTCGACCTGGTGATCTGGAACGAGGAACAAAGCGGCTATCGCCAGCAGTTGCAGGAACAGATCCTGGGGCTGGTTTCGGCCGGCCCGGAAGGCAGCGTGCTCGACCGGCCCGGCGGCATCTTCGTGCGGCCGATCCAGCAGATGTCGCAGGAAGACCGCATCCTGTTGCAGGCGGTGGCGCGGGTCATCATCAGCGACAAGCGCGGCACGCTGGCCGCGCAAGTGAGCCGGCACGTGCCGCCCGAACGCGGCGCGGCCTTGCTGTGGCCCGACGGCGCGCCGGTCGCGACCGAACCGGCGGCGCTGCCCGCGCCAACCGCGACGGACGAGTCGGGCGTGCTGCTCGGCTTGCCGCCGCCGCATGTCGACAGTGACGACGACAGCCGCTTCGACAGCTGGCCGTTCGAACCGGTCAGCGCGTCGTTGAATTTCGACAACGGCACCGGCGCGTTCGGGGCCGACGCGCGCGAGTACGTGATCGAGCTGCGCGAAGGCGAACCCACGCCGGCGCCTTGGTCGAACGTGATGGCCAATGCGCAACTGGGCACGGTGGTCAGCGAGAGCGCGCCGGGCTATACCTGGTTCGAGAACGCGCACGAATTCCGGCTGACGCCTTGGCACAACGATCCGGTCGCCGACACCGGCGGCGAAGCCTTCTATCTGCGCGACGAAGACACCGGCCGGGTGTGGTCGCCGATGCCGCTGCCGTGTCGCGGCCGCGGCGCGTACCGCACCCGCCACGGGTTCGGCTATAGCGTGTACGAGCATGTCGAGGACGGCATCGCCAGCGAGTTGTGGGTGTATGTCGGGCTGGAAGACGCGGTCAAGTATTCGGTGCTCAAGCTGCGCAACCGCTCCGGCCGCGCGCGCCGGATCACCGCCACCGGTTATGTCGAATGGGTGCTCGGCGACATCCGCGCGCGTTCGCAGATGCACGTGGTCAGCGAAATCGATCCGGCCAGCGGCGCATTGACCGCGCGCAATCCGTACAACACCGAGTTCGAAGGACGCGTCGCGTTCTTCGACACCGACAGCGACGGCTGCACCTTTACCGCCGACCGCACCGAGTTCATCGGCCGCAACGGCGACCTGGGCCATCCGGCGGCGATGCTCAACGAGCGGTTGTCCGGGCGCCTGGGCGTCGGCATGGACCCGTGCGCGGCGATCCAAGTGCCGGCGCCGCTGGCGCCGGAAGAAACCTGCGAGATCGTGTTCCGGCTCGGCGCGGCGAGCGATGCCGCGAGCGCGGCGCAGCTGATCGATCGCTGCAAGGGCGAGTCCGCGGCCTACGACGCGCTCGATGCGGTGCGCATGCACTGGACCCGCACCCTGGGCGCGATCCGGGTCGAAACGCCCGATCCCAGCGTGGACGCGCTGGTCAACGGCTGGCTGCCGTACCAGGCGCTGGCGTGTCGCTATGTCGCGCGCAGCGGCTACTACCAGTCCGGCGGCGCGTTCGGTTTCCGCGATCAGTTGCAGGACACCATGGCGACCGTGCATGCGCGCCCGGCGCTGAGCCGCGAACATCTGCTGCTGAGCGCCGAGCACCAGTTCCCGCAGGGCGACGTGATGCACTGGTGGCATCCGCCGTTGAATCGCGGCGTGCGCACGCGCTGTTCCGACGATTTCCTGTGGCTGCCGCTGGCCGCGTGCCGCTATCTGCAGGTCACCGGCGACATGAGCCTGCTCGACGAACAGGTCGGTTTCGTCGAAGGCCGCGCGCTCAACGCCGACGAGGAGTCGTACTACGACCGGCCGTGGACCACCGATCGCCGGCAACCGTTCTATGACCACTGTGTGCTCGCCTTACAGCGCGGCATGGAGTTGCTCGGCGAGCGCGGCCTGCCGCTGATCGGCAGCGGCGACTGGAACGACGGCATGAACCTGGTCGGCCAGGCCGGCCGCGGCGAAAGCGTGTGGCTGGGTTTCTTCCTGTTCGACACTTTGAACCGCTTCGAGCCGATCGCGCGGGCGCGCGGCGATGCCGCGTTCGCCGATGCCTGCGTCGATGCGGCAAAACGCCTGCGCGAGAATCTGCAAAAACATGCCTGGGACGGCGAATGGTACCGGCGCGCATGGTTCGACGACGGCACCCCGCTGGGCACCCATGAAGGCGACGAATGCCGGATCGATTCGATCTCGCAGAGTTGGTCGGTGCTGTCGGGCGCGGCCGATCCGGACCGCGCGCACCAGGCGATGGATTCGCTCGACCGCCATCTGGTGCGCCGCGACGCCGGCCTGATCCAGTTGCTCGATCCGCCGTTCGACAAGACCGTCAAAGACCCGGGCTACATCCGCGGCTACGTGCCCGGCGTGCGCGAGAACGGCGGCCAGTACACCCACGCCGCGGTGTGGGCGGCGATGGCCTTCGCCGAGTTGGGGGACGGCGCGCGCGCGTGGGAACTCGCGCGCATGATCAACCCGATCCATCACACCGCCGACGCCGCTTCGACCGCGCGCTACAAGGTCGAACCGTACGTGCTCGCCGCCGACGTCTACGGCGTGGCGCCGCATACCGGCCGCGGCGGCTGGACCTGGTACACCGGTTCGGCCGGCTGGATGTATCGCTTGCTGACCGAATCCTTGCTCGGCTTGAATCGGCGCGGCGACCGACTGGAACTGGCGCCGTGCATTCCGCCCGAATGGACGCAGTACAAGATGCACTATCGCTACCGCGAGACGCCGTACCTGATCCAGGTGCGGCAGGTCGAGCCCGGCGGCGATGAGAACGTTGCCGGCGTGAAACTCGACGGCGTCGCCCAGGACGGACTGAGTTTCCCGCTGGTCGACGACGGCGCATTGCATCAGGTCGAAGTGACCTGGCCGCGGGCGGCGTCATGAGCACGCGCCTGCAACTGGACATGGAGCTCGACCGGCTGGAGCAGATGCTGCCGCAATGGCGCGAGACGATGCGCCACGAAGCGCAGTTCTGGCCGCAGTTTCGCGCGCTGCTGGAGCCGATCGTCGACGGCCTGGACCGCGACGATCGGCAGTACGTGGAGGCGCGGGTCGCGCGCATGCTGACCTTGAACGGCTGCGATCCGGGCAAGCGGCACGGCGAAGGCTGGTAGCGCGGGTTGGCGTGGATTCGCGGCGACGCGCATCGCGTCGCCGCGCTTTCCCTGGCGGCGAGCGAGCTCGCGGCTGGTGGCTCGCTCGGCCCATGCCTGCATGACTTATGGCAGAGGGGGCGCGGCCCGGCGATTCGGGCAAACTCGGCGCCAACCATGGCTCAGGCGTTCTGCGAATGCGCGCACGGCAATGCTCCGGTCCTTTCGCTGTCCTGTTCGCCGTCGTGTGCTGCGTGGCATTGCCGACGGCTGTGGTTGCCGCGCCGCGACCGTCCACGCCCGAGGCCGGGCACGAAGCCGCGCTCCCGGCCGCACCGGCCTTCACCCAGCGCACCCTCGCCAACGGCCTGCGCGTCTACGCCATTCGCGACACCTCGGTGTCCGATGTCGCGGTCAACCTGTGGTACGACGTCGGCGGCAAGGACGATCCGAAAAACCGCTCCGGCCTGGCCCATCTGTTCGAACATTTGATGTTCAAGTCCACCGGCAACCTGCCGGCGGGCAGTTTCACCGGCCTGGCCGAGGACGTCGGCGGCAGCAACGACGCGTCCACCGAAGACGACTACACCCGCTACTTCGAGACCGTGCCGGCCGCGTACCTGGAGCGCATGTTGTTCGCCGAGGCCGATCGCATGGCCGGCCTGGTGGTCGATGCGCCGACGCTCGACTCCGAACGCAAGGTGGTGAAGGAGGAAATCGGCACGCGCGTGCGGTCGCAAGCCTATGGTCGCCTGGTTCAAGAGTATCTGCCGGCGCTGTCGTACTCGCGCCTGCCGTATGCGCGTCCGGCGATCGGCCGCGGCGACGACCTGGACGCGGCCACGCTCGATGAAGTGCGCGCGTTTCACGCGACTTACTATCGCCCCGACAACGCGGTGCTGGTGGTCGCCGGCCATTTCGATCCGGCGCAGCTCGATCGCTGGGTCGACCGCTACTTCGCGCCGATTCCGCGTCCCGACGCGCCGATCCCGCGAGTCGTCGCGACCGAACCGATCCGCGAAACCGCCAGCCGCCAGACCGTCTACGAACCGGCGACGCCGTTGCCGGCGGTGGTCAAGAGTTATCCGTTGCCGCGCGACGATCATGCCGACACGCCGGCGTTGATGGTCCTCGATGCGTTGTTGTCGGCCGGCGCGAGCGCTCGGCTCAACGCGCATCTGGTCCAGCAGCGTTCGCTCGCGCAGAGCGCGTCGACCCGGTTCGAACGGCGCCGGCTCGGCGGTTATCTGGCGGTCTACGCGATCCTGGCCGGCGAGGTCGACGTGGATGCCGGCGAAGCGGCATTGAACGAAGAAGTGGCGAAACTGCGCGACGCGCCGGTGACGGCGCAGGAACTGAGCCGGGCGAAGAACCAGTTGCTGACCACCGCGCTGCGCAGCCGCGAGA
It includes:
- a CDS encoding GH36-type glycosyl hydrolase domain-containing protein; this encodes MSYVWRILSHWLRLHRRLWRWGRIAKGRHWLAEEPLRSRLLSAEQMEQHGKALAQSHRVQAAEGSDLLLARLKDNEGVLGDASALLTQMVQDEVRITPAGEWLLDNYYLIEEQIRTARRHLPKGYSRELPALSEGPGTGMPRVYDLAMEAIAHGDGRIDAETMTRFVAAYQSITPLKLGELWAIPIMLRLALIENLRRMAVRVMRDGLDHRRAAEWSGQLNETADNNPKDVVLVVADMARSDPPMTGAFVAELARGLHGRSAALAMPISWIDQWLTDGGHSVEELVRSESQQQASDQVSISNSIGSLRFLVNMDWREFVETMSLVDHALREDPLGVYALMDFNTRDMYRHVVEKLARRSGTSETDVAAIVLELARSAGDAQGSKAHVGYYLIDDGTAQIKEALAASGRARTPVSLSRKRVPLGAYLLPIGLVAAACSYGLLWQTREVTLGLAPLLVLAALAFIAFSDLGIQLVNWLATVLIAPKPLPRLDYSKGLPAQARSLVVVPAMLTSAQAIDRLVEGLEVRFLANRDTYLHFALLTDFLDAGEQTLPGDEALVTHAAQHIERLNARYAGERGDLFFLFHRPRLWNAQERKWMGLERKRGKLAALNRLLRGGSRESFSQVTGNTDVLENVRYVITLDTDTRLPRDAAREFIATLSHPLNQARFDERRQRVTRGYGILQPSVGSGMSERRSSRYARMFGSEAGIDPYTRIVSDVYQDLFAEGSFVGKGIYDVDAFEYALADRLPDNRVLSHDLLEGCYARAGLISDVRLFEDYPSRYAADVKRRYRWIRGDWQLLPWLLPWVPRMRGGFERNPLSWLSRGKLLDNLRRSLVPAAALALLVWGWATLPQPLLWTLWLLALWLAPMLVLAGWELLRRPADMALETHLVQVGGSLARQLQRAFVTLACLPFEAFFALGAIVRTLWRMTISRRRLLQWNPSSEVERSLGDRFGAELREMWSAPVFAIAVASLLARVQPASLWIAAPWLAAWLISPALMAWLGRPPKQRRAGLSHTQVRFLGRLARRTWAFFEVHIRAEDHWLPPDNFQEHPAPVVARRTSPTNIGLSLLANLSAYDLGYVQIGAVIERTRLALATLETLPRHRGHFYNWYDTETLQPLPPRYISTVDSGNLAAHLLTLRQGLLALADEPVLSAAVFQGLADTCGVLEDNLRNARAAAKSPAQSQAAAAFRERVEAILAEPPRAVDAIERCLSELLALAQAIESSCTDVDSANDDETTSRWPRALTDACRDALQELADFLPAHAMPARPTDDEPESTLGTAAIPSLRDLLRQSDDGEVRERARRRIRELERLAHIAGQFSLMEYEFLYDRGRHLLAIGYNVDERRLDAGYYDLLASEARLTSFVAIAQGQLPQETWFSLGRLLTEIDSGATLLSWSGSMFEYLMPQLVMPSYPDTLLDQTAQHAVLAQIHYGRQRDVPWGISESGYNTVDTRMNYQYRAFGVPGLGLKRGLGQDLVIAPYASTMALMVMPEAACQNLQRLTDLGFGGEFGLYEAIDYTPARVPRGQAHAVVRSFMAHHQGMGLLALDYLLRDQPMQKRFVADAEFQATLLLLQERIPRTGVFHPHEAEASGARAAPPVTETQLRVFRNPATARPAVQLLSNGRYHGLLSSAGGGYSRLGDMAVTRWREDATRDHWGAFCYLRDVDTGEYWSATHQPTCVPVEHYEAIFSDAKAEFRGRKNRYETHLEIAISAEDDIELRRLRVSNHSRRTRTIEITTYAEVVLAPALSDELHPAFSNLFVQSQIDRDKQALLCTRRPRAHDEVPPWMFHLIAVHDADIGQISYETDRARFLGRGNTPRAPQAMRGDAALSDSVGSVLDPIVAIRTRIELAPDQTAIIDMVTGVGADRAACTALIDRYRDRRLADRVFDLAWTHSQVVRRQINASQADAQLYERLAGSMVYAHPYLRAEQSVLLQNRRGQSGLWGHSISGDFPIVLLQISEADNIELVRQMVQAHAYWRLKGLNVDLVIWNEEQSGYRQQLQEQILGLVSAGPEGSVLDRPGGIFVRPIQQMSQEDRILLQAVARVIISDKRGTLAAQVSRHVPPERGAALLWPDGAPVATEPAALPAPTATDESGVLLGLPPPHVDSDDDSRFDSWPFEPVSASLNFDNGTGAFGADAREYVIELREGEPTPAPWSNVMANAQLGTVVSESAPGYTWFENAHEFRLTPWHNDPVADTGGEAFYLRDEDTGRVWSPMPLPCRGRGAYRTRHGFGYSVYEHVEDGIASELWVYVGLEDAVKYSVLKLRNRSGRARRITATGYVEWVLGDIRARSQMHVVSEIDPASGALTARNPYNTEFEGRVAFFDTDSDGCTFTADRTEFIGRNGDLGHPAAMLNERLSGRLGVGMDPCAAIQVPAPLAPEETCEIVFRLGAASDAASAAQLIDRCKGESAAYDALDAVRMHWTRTLGAIRVETPDPSVDALVNGWLPYQALACRYVARSGYYQSGGAFGFRDQLQDTMATVHARPALSREHLLLSAEHQFPQGDVMHWWHPPLNRGVRTRCSDDFLWLPLAACRYLQVTGDMSLLDEQVGFVEGRALNADEESYYDRPWTTDRRQPFYDHCVLALQRGMELLGERGLPLIGSGDWNDGMNLVGQAGRGESVWLGFFLFDTLNRFEPIARARGDAAFADACVDAAKRLRENLQKHAWDGEWYRRAWFDDGTPLGTHEGDECRIDSISQSWSVLSGAADPDRAHQAMDSLDRHLVRRDAGLIQLLDPPFDKTVKDPGYIRGYVPGVRENGGQYTHAAVWAAMAFAELGDGARAWELARMINPIHHTADAASTARYKVEPYVLAADVYGVAPHTGRGGWTWYTGSAGWMYRLLTESLLGLNRRGDRLELAPCIPPEWTQYKMHYRYRETPYLIQVRQVEPGGDENVAGVKLDGVAQDGLSFPLVDDGALHQVEVTWPRAAS